The window ATTTACTTCAGCGCCGGTTAGAATTGTAATGCCCGATATTTTCTTATTAAGATCTTCTATTGCCTTCATTTGCTCGCGTAATTTCTTCTCGTCCGAGCCGCCGGTCATTGCCAGTGATTTTGTATGATCAGTAATTGCGATATATTCATGGCCAAACTTTTTTGCCGCTTCCGCCATTTCATCAATTGAATTATTGCCATCAGTCCAATTCGTCTGAATCTGCAAATCTCCCTTCAGGTCGTTATATTTGATGAGTTTAGGAAGCCTACCCTTAAGAGCAACTTCTACCTCGCCCGAAGCATTGCGAATCTCTGGCGGTATAAAGTCCATGCCGAGCTTTTTGTAAACATCTTCTTCCGTTTTCGAAGCCAAAAGAACTTTGCCTTTCCACAGCCCATAATCATTCAAAAGCCAGCCCTTTTTCTCAGCCAATGTCCGTATGGAAATATTGTGCTGCTTACTTCCAGTCCATGCTATAAGCGCCGAGCCCAACGATTCAGAAGACATAACGGAAATATCAGCATCAATATCCGAATCTAAACGAACCAAAGCTTTATGCTGGCCCTGTGAATATACGTGCTTGACCACAGGAAATTTTAGAAATTTTTTAATAACTTCTGCTGGCTTGGTTGAAAAAACGATAAAATCAAGGTCGCCAACTGTTTCCTGCCTGCGGCGCAAAGACCCGCATTCAAACGCGGCCTCAACTTCTTTTATCTCTTTAAGATCTTCAACAATTTTGCGCGCCTGCGGCAACGCCTCTCCTAACAATAGTCTGCCCGAGCTCTTTTTCACAAACTCAATTCCCCGCAGGATATTCTCCTCGGTCTTTTTGCCAAGTCCAGTGATACCGTGAATTTTCCCAGCTTTAGCCGCCTTCTCTAAATCCTTTAGAGTTTTAATGCCTAGTTTTTTGTAGAGCAGTTTTATAGTCTTTGGCCCCAGCCCTTCCACAGATCTAAGCTCCTCAAACTTCACCGGCATCTTCTTTTTCAACTGCTCGTAATATTTAAGTTTACCAGTTTTGATAAGCTCCTCAATATGCTCTGCAATAGAAGCCCCAACCCCCGGAATATTCTCTAGGGCCTCCCGGCCGCCCTTTTTATAGACATCGC of the Candidatus Spechtbacteria bacterium genome contains:
- the polX gene encoding DNA polymerase/3'-5' exonuclease PolX; this encodes MTNAQIAQIFKNIAVYLEMQDVPFKPRAYEKVAQVLESLDQEVSDVYKKGGREALENIPGVGASIAEHIEELIKTGKLKYYEQLKKKMPVKFEELRSVEGLGPKTIKLLYKKLGIKTLKDLEKAAKAGKIHGITGLGKKTEENILRGIEFVKKSSGRLLLGEALPQARKIVEDLKEIKEVEAAFECGSLRRRQETVGDLDFIVFSTKPAEVIKKFLKFPVVKHVYSQGQHKALVRLDSDIDADISVMSSESLGSALIAWTGSKQHNISIRTLAEKKGWLLNDYGLWKGKVLLASKTEEDVYKKLGMDFIPPEIRNASGEVEVALKGRLPKLIKYNDLKGDLQIQTNWTDGNNSIDEMAEAAKKFGHEYIAITDHTKSLAMTGGSDEKKLREQMKAIEDLNKKISGITILTGAEVNIMKDGSLDIADEVLAELDVVGISAHSFFHMSKKEMTERILRAMNNPNVDILFHPTGRIIGQRPEYEVDVERIIEEAKNTGTVLEINGYPERLDLKDEYIRMAVEKNVKMAIDSDAHNVAHLPYVEYGIAQARRGWAEASDIINTRPMKEMLAMLKDGHK